The sequence CAGAACTGTTGTTGGAGATTTGACAAATGTGCGTAACGTCTGTTAACATCATTGTGGTTTCCAAAAGTCGGGTCTTCGATTTCTTCATCGGAGACTGTGATGTATGGTAGTGAGGTTAAGCTTCTACCATGTAACAGGTGATTTGGGGTCAGGCTAACGTCATCGTCCGCACTGGATGAAACGAAGGTGAGTGGGCGATCATTTAATACAGTCTCATTTCGGTGACGACGGTAGCAAGCTCATCATACGTGATGAATGATCGACCGAGAACCTTTTTAATCGCATTCTTCGTGAGACCTATGAGCCGCTCCCAAAAGCCGCCAAACCACGGCGCACGTTTGGGTATGAAAGTCCATTTCACTCGCTGAGATGAGAGATAATCTCGAACATCAGGCGTGTCGAGCAAGGAGCGTATCTCCTCGGCTCCAGAGATGTACGTCGAGGCGTTGTCGGATAACATTCGGCTAGGCAGGGATCGTCTTGCAGCAAAACGGCGAAACGCGAGTAGAAATGTTTTAGTCGTCAAATCCGGTACCAATTCCAAGTGTATGGCCCGTGTAACCGCACAGGTAAACAGGCACACGTATGCCTTGTTTTGTTTACCATCAATAGCCTTGGTGAGGAGAGCCCCCGTGAAGTCGACCCCCGTCACACTGAATGGAGGGGTGATGTTCACGCGATATGTAGGCAGCGGAGCTTGGACTGGGTTAGTGTACGGCTTTCCTTCAACTTTCAGACAGGTAACACAGTTGTGAAGAATCTTGCTAACGATACGTCGTATTTTCGGTATCCAGTACTGTTGACGAATTTGTGTTACAGTCGACTGGACTCCTCCATGGAATACGCGTTCGTGTGCTTTCAGAACGACCAGTTTAGTGAATTCATGGTGAGGAGGCAGCAACGCTGGAAATTTCGTGACATAGTCCAATGCTGCATTGTGTACACGGCTGCCACATCGAAGTGTGCCCTCGTTATCGAGAAATAGGTTGAGTTGTTGAACCAACGGTCCGAACCTCTTCACATTCATCATTATGGAATGAATAGTGTCTGTATATATCTCAGATTGTACGTCTTTAATCCAGATCTGTTCAGCATGTCGTATCTCGTCCGGTGAGACTGCTCCTGATGGCGTGTCTCTCTTTCGCTGCAGTCGAGATTTGAAACGAAATACATACGAAGTAACGCGGAATAGTTTGTCTAACGAGCTGAAACGAGTAATGTCCACCGCGTATTGTATGCCAACGTCAACTGCGGGGTCGATTTCCGTGTTTGATGAGCCGATGTTCTCAGTGGATCGGCGAGAAAGATCCTCAACGTGTTGCATTTTATCGGCAACCTCAGCATCGATTTGTGTGTGAGGCTCGATCATGAAGTCGTCCGTTGTAGCGATATGGTGCACTGCGCTATCAAACAGTTCACAGATTGGCCAgtctccattttctttcaaccaAGTAGGGCCGTTCCACCATAGAGTAGAATTGGCTAGTTGATCAGAAGTAATGCCTCGAGTTAACAAATCAGCTGGGTTGTCAGCGGAGGGGCAATATTTGTAGATGTGACGAAAACCATTGATCTCTCTGACGCGATTGCTTACGAAGATCGGCAGCTTCTTGACACTGTTGATCCAATACAACGCAATTTGACTGTCCGACCAGAGATACCGCTGTGTAATGTTTATCTTGCCGGAGAGAGCATTTATTACGAATTTGCTGAGTCGAGTGCCAATCAGGGCGGCCATCAGTTCTAACCGAGGCAGTGACAAATCGGACGTTGGGGCGACGCGTGCCTTGGCCATAACGATAGAAGTTTCACTTGAACTGCGGAGATAAACTACAGCTCCGTAGGCGGTAGTGCTGTGGCGTCAGCGAAAACATGAACTTCGCAGTCGTCGTTATCTTATTCCCTGAGAAGTATTGGCGGTTTATTGTCGTCTTGCGTGTAGCATTCAAGTCCGCTGCGATCTGTATCCATTGAGAGTTCAATTCAGCATCGAGCGGTTCGTCCCAAGGGAGCCCGCGTTTCCATAGTGACTGCACAAAGAGTTTAGCTTTGATGTGAACTGGAGCTACGAAGCCCAGTGGGTCGTACAGTGTAGCGGAGGAACTGAGAACATCTCGTTTCGTTATCAATTCATTTGGAATAGGCTCGCTATTATTTTCTGAGTAGGTCATCGTGTCGCTTTCTGGTTCCCAACGCAGGCCGAGTACTGGTACATCACGAGAGGGTTCGTAGATATCGTCCTGTTTTGCGAGTTCACATAGTCGTTCACTGTTGGACGTCCATGAGCGTAGCTTGAACCCACACGACTGCATGAGGTGGTTTGCGTCGTTGTAATATGACACGGCCTTCTCATCAGACTCTGCACCGTCTATCACATTGTCAACATAAATATTATGTTTGAGGTCATCAGCAATCGGTATGGAGGCGTTACTTTCCAAGTGGGTCTTGATTACAGCGTTGAGCATGAATGGGGAACAAGCCGCCCCAAACAGAACAGACTTGAATTGATAAACATCAAATGGACTTTCGGGATCACGAATGTCCGATAACCAAAGAAATTTGGTGTATTGACGCTCGTCTTCCTCTAGACGTATGTTTAAGAATGCCTTTTCAATGTCACTGACGAAAGCGACTCGGTTAGCGCGaaatcgtagcaaaatggcAGGTAAATCATTGATTAATGACGGCCCAGTTTGAAGACAGTCGTTTAGACTTGCCGAGTCAGCATTTTGTTTGCTACTGCAGTCGTATACAATACGTATCGGAGTGGTAACTGAGTCCTTCTTGACAGCTCGATGCGGCAAATAATGtccttcagttttgttgtcatcTTGAATCTTCTCGACGAAGTCTCGGCGCAGTTGATCGGTGATGATATCGTCATATCTCTTCGTTAAGTCAGGGGTCAAACGGCGAACCATAGCGCGCGTGCGATTTTCAGTTGCCGCATAGTTTGAAGGCAGTGGGGGATGATCAGTTTTCCATGGTAAACGGGCAATGTATTTACCATTTCAACACGTAGATGAGTGTCCCGATATGTTTCGAAGtcggtattttcatcatttgcgAGTCTGCCTTCACTCCGATGAGCTCTAAATTCCACCGTTTCGTATGTCATCGTCGGTGTGTGTTTCTACGTTCACGTGATGAATATTAATGTCAGAGTCCAATTTCCCACGCTTTCCAGTAGGACCGGACAACAAGTAGCCGAACTTAGATGATATTGCAGTTGGACCTGCCCCGCGCACGATATGGTTTCCAACAAAGTTCCAATATTGATCAGCTCCGATGAGTACATCAATTTCCATAGTTTAACATTGGAAACTGGGTGGGCAAGCTTTAATCCCCGTAGATGGTCTGAGTTGAGTATTTCTGCTGACACGTGGTTGAATAGGTTGGACGAAATCTCGGGAATTATCAGGGCGTTGACAGTATTGGTATGCCCATTCTGTTCGTGCAAAGTTACCATTGCACTTTCATGGAATGAATTTGTTTCGAATTGTCCCCGAATGTTGACAGGCTCACGTTCTCATGAGTGTCCGATTTCAAGTTGAGTTTGTCAGCAAATCGCTGCGTGATAAAAGTTCTGTTGGACCCATCGTCGAACAGCACGGTAGCGTTGATAGGTTTCCTATCGCCGACCGACATAGGAATGACTGCCGTCTTGAGGAGAACCGATCCGTTGGGTGTAGATTTCCCCTTTGTGTCGTCTGTCTTCGCCAATGCCACATGAACTTCAGAAGTTCCCTTTTTCTCAGACGTTGTAGCTGATTTGGTGTCATGAAGGGTAGAGTGATGTTTACGCTTGCAGATCTTGCAAGTGTAACGAGACTTGCAATCGCTCACGCGATGCTTTCCAAGGCAATTGTAACAGAGACGATCGCGTTTGACAATGTCTAAGCGACGTTTCGGGTCGGTGACAACTTGGCAATCACTTGTGTAGTGATTTCCCTTACAAAACACGCATGTTTTGATTCTCAAAGGCTTTGTTGTGCGCGTAGATGCGGCTTAGTATGAAATGAAGCGGTCATATTAGGCTGTGTTGCTGTGTCCGCAACCGATAACTCATCGAGTGGAACTCCGGCTTGAATGGCGTCGATTCCCGTAGGATGGCTTTGCGCAACTCTGGTAAAGTCCAAGCCTTGTTTCCGTGATCTCTTGCAATCTGTTTCCGAATATTGTTAGGTAGTTTATCTCGAATCATGGGAATGAGAAGTTCTCCATAAGCGTTCTCTTCTTTGCCAAGTGATTGTAAACCGCGAATATGACTTTCTAATGTGTCATAAAACAATCTCAGACTGTTAATGTCACTCGTAGGTTGAGGAATCTGCCACAGTGCAGTCATGTGCGCATCGATGATCAAATGATTCTGTCCGTAGCGTTCGATGAGTAGCTCTAAAGCATGGTCGTAATGGAGTTTGTCAAGGCGAGACCGCTAATCGTACGGGCAGCTTCATCAGTTAAAACGCTGCGTAAGTATGTGAACTTTTGAATGTTCTCGAGGTTCTTATCATTATGGATGGACGATTTGAAAGTGTCGTAGAAACTCACCCACTCGAGTACGTTTCCTGAGAAAGTTTTCAGCTGTAGTTTCGGTAATGCGACCGTTTTCTTCGATGTGTCTTGAGTAGCGGTGTCGGAGTTCGCCGATGGGCCAGTCGCATTGTTcggtttgttgtttttgatgaaatcagtGATCTTGTCGTTTCTCTCGAATATCTCGGACATGTAGTCGCCAGATTCTTGGCTCGCAGCATCGTAGCTTGCTTCATCCGTATTATCTAAGATATCTTCTTCGATCTTAGTTAAAGATTCGTATTTCTGAGTCAGTTGAGTGTTCAATGCTGTGAGTATCCTGTAAGCTTCAGTCTTGTTCTCAGCTGCAGCGAACGTTGATGTGAGTTGTTCTGCACGGTTGAACAGCCTCGTCATTTGGGCACGTTGTCCCCTGCGCTTGAGTTTCAACTTGGCCAATTTCGTTGCCAGTTGCTCGGCTTCAGTTGGTTGCTGCTCCTCGTCAGACATCCttatcctggtctcggcaccaaaaaatgtcgtgatggggttttatgatcaaggttcttGTCTGACTTATACACAGAACTGCGAACGACACCAGTTCATGCTGAGAACACAAGCTTTATTACTGAACACGCCGTGAGATAAAAAAGGCGCCAAccggaacacaactgtagcaattacatataaaggcgccaaagcgcatgcaccgaatgtaatagaacaccaaaggataaacatttttttggcgGGAGATTATAGTCCACGGTCATTGGATGAAAGTTACCAAAGAGTCTGATTGGTAGAAAGATAACACATAGGCTCtgcttagtcctattaataatgttcaaatgatgTGTCATTTGTTCTCCGACAGACTTTGCTGTCTGTCCCATAGTGTTGGTCGAGTTTTACTTCATGTGTAAGACGAGAACAATGGATTTGCCGATTACAAATGAATGAATCGAGAAAGTGACGAAAGAAACAGTTCCCGGACTATCAAAATCTTACCATTTGTCCATTTGCCAGGTGAAACATTGCCGAACCTCCTGCACGCTAAATAATGTTGCTATCCCCATACGTAACTCAAACAACCGAATTCTACAGTTCTACTTGGCATTCTCCGTGTCGCTCGCCAAATCATAAAGAACCCTAAAATGAACCGATATGCGATAGAAATGTCCAACCTCAAAAGAGAAACTTATAGGCAACATCCACCTGTCTCAGAGGACCTAGCTTTGTTACCAACCTCTAGGTGTAGATCTAGCTGCaataatagcgctgatcgcaagtGACGATACTTTTTATCTCATAAATATGCgtttaaatgaatatttgtctgcatttcctGCATCAacaacgaaaataaaacctgctagtatTACAGTGACTACCAGAAGTCACACTAATTGGTATGGTTCAGACAACAAGCTGCATGCACCAATAGCCGCGCACACAACATTAAACTTTGTCCGAATTTTAGGCAGCATTTGTCCGATGTTGCGCGCGAGCAGCTATGTTTAGTAAcaaaacctgaaatcgcgatcaacacCATTGTAGCCCTGGGGTCTTGCGCCGGCTTGTTGTGTTACAGTTATTTCTTACAGTTATTTCTATTTCTTAACAATTAAGTATGACAACAGAAACAGAGTTGCTtattacaaacaaatatattctTTAAATTTAAACTTACCCTTAGTCCATTTGCCAGCATCGTTGCCGACCCCGCTGTCTTGGGAAGACTTCGGAGTCTTGAAGGAGTCCTCCAGTGCAGACTGAGGCCTTGAACCTACTTGAGGTGACATGGATGTCATGGAGGAGGTTGCACCGATGGACACAGTACGGCCGAGTTTCAGGAGAAACCATTGCTTCAGTCCAGTGAATTTAGCAGCAAATGCCGAGAAGCAAGACGGGGTTGGTTCGTCGTCGGTAGATTCTCCCTTTTGGGTTTTCTTTTCGCTTTTATCGTCGAATGGTACATCGCCGTCATCGTGATGTTTGGCGTTCTTCTCGCCGCGGTGTTTCTTGCCCTTGCCACCGTTCTTCTTCTTGCTTCCTTTACGGCAGGATTTCTTTCTTCCCTTCGCCGTTTCCGTACTTTCGTCCCAAGCTGTACGACCAACGACGACAGGTTCCAGAGACCGCCCTTCATCTTTCACACTTCCGTCAACCTTGACGAGGATGGGCATCCTGGAATTCTTGTTCGGTGCACCAGCCTCGCCGTCGTAGTCAGAACGCAAGACGTCGGAGTTTTTCGCGGGTCTCACATTGATTGTCCTGACTTTCTGCACAGCATTGAGGGCGCTGGCTGAATCAAGATCGATGATTTCGATATCATCGGACAAGTTGTTAATACCAGTAAGTCGCTTTGCCATACTGAGTAAACTTTCTCTGCGAATTAAAACAATTTCTTCAGCACGAAGTAAGGCTTGTTTGCTTATGTGTAGACACTGCACAACAATAGAGATTCGAGCGTTCCGAGCGCGTTTGTGACGCTCCGAATCATACGACCTCGCATCGCCAAAAAACGACATGAACAAAACGGTGACGATATTCAGACATAGGTGATTGACTAAAATTAAGTAATTAAGCTGTTGACTATGAAGTTATTCtatttgaacattttaaagTTAACATGCTTCaacgaaaattatttttcgAAAGAAAAGACGTCTGCGGTTTGATTATTCTAAATTTGACGCGTTCGAGGAGGAAGCACGTGATCAGCATCGCCAAGAGAGCCGCAGCGCGCTCTCCGCGGCCGACGGAGATATATGGATGTCATCGCGTTAAACACAGTCAAATAGACAATTCCTACCAGTATTCTTATTCTcttcaaagtttgtctttttcctttgaaataaagaCGAAACACAATTATATTGGTTTTCTTAAAAATGAGCTTTGATAATTTGAGTCAAACAAAGTAGTCTGACTCCTATTGCTTTCTCAAAGTCTTGTTCTAGAATAATtactttgattttgttgttgttattcttTCTGTGAACTTTATAATTTTATGCGCTGAAGTAACACGTTCGTGCACGTTGAAGCAAATGATCTAATAATGGTATTAAGCAAGTGATGCGGCGATGCGATCCGTTTTAGGCTGCTTTTCGTCTTTGTGAAACAGTGATGTCTGGTGCCGGTGCCTTTGAACTTAGAGGTGTTTGTCGACGTGAACTAGATAGCACATTTGATAAGTAAAAGATGAAGGTAGAACCCCCGTcgaatttgaatatttacataaaacaaTTCAGAAAACTCCGCGACATGGAGAAGGAGCGGATAAAATCCGGCGGTCTGATATTTATGAAAGTCCCGTTCCGTGGGTTTCATTGTTTGAATCATGAAAACTCTTGCATAAAGCCATTCCCGGGAAATGTTTCTACTAATCCCGACA comes from Ptychodera flava strain L36383 chromosome 8, AS_Pfla_20210202, whole genome shotgun sequence and encodes:
- the LOC139138044 gene encoding uncharacterized protein, whose product is MAKARVAPTSDLSLPRLELMAALIGTRLSKFVINALSGKINITQRYLWSDSQIALYWINSVKKLPIFVSNRVREINGFRHIYKYCPSADNPADLLTRGITSDQLANSTLWWNGPTWLKENGDWPICELFDSAVHHIATTDDFMIEPHTQIDAEVADKMQHVEDLSRRSTENIGSSNTEIDPAVDVGIQYAVDITRFSSLDKLFRVTSYVFRFKSRLQRKRDTPSGAVSPDEIRHAEQIWIKDVQSEIYTDTIHSIMMNVKRFGPLVQQLNLFLDNEGTLRCGSRVHNAALDYVTKFPALLPPHHEFTKLVVLKAHERVFHGGVQSTVTQIRQQYWIPKIRRIVSKILHNCVTCLKVEGKPYTNPVQAPLPTYRVNITPPFSVTGVDFTGALLTKAIDGKQNKAYVCLFTCAVTRAIHLELVPDLTTKTFLLAFRRFAARRSLPSRMLSDNASTYISGAEEIRSLLDTPDVRDYLSSQRVKWTFIPKRAPWFGGFWERLIGLTKNAIKKVLGRSFITYDELATVVTEMRLY
- the LOC139138046 gene encoding uncharacterized protein, which codes for MSDEEQQPTEAEQLATKLAKLKLKRRGQRAQMTRLFNRAEQLTSTFAAAENKTEAYRILTALNTQLTQKYESLTKIEEDILDNTDEASYDAASQESGDYMSEIFERNDKITDFIKNNKPNNATGPSANSDTATQDTSKKTVALPKLQLKTFSGNVLEWVSFYDTFKSSIHNDKNLENIQKFTYLRSVLTDEAARTISGLALTNSITTML
- the LOC139138045 gene encoding uncharacterized protein; this encodes MVRRLTPDLTKRYDDIITDQLRRDFVEKIQDDNKTEGHYLPHRAVKKDSVTTPIRIVYDCSSKQNADSASLNDCLQTGPSLINDLPAILLRFRANRVAFVSDIEKAFLNIRLEEDERQYTKFLWLSDIRDPESPFDVYQFKSVLFGAACSPFMLNAVIKTHLESNASIPIADDLKHNIYVDNVIDGAESDEKAVSYYNDANHLMQSCGFKLRSWTSNSERLCELAKQDDIYEPSRDVPVLGLRWEPESDTMTYSENNSEPIPNELITKRDVLSSSATLYDPLGFVAPVHIKAKLFVQSLWKRGLPWDEPLDAELNSQWIQIAADLNATRKTTINRQYFSGNKITTTAKFMFSLTPQHYRLRSCSLSPQFK